DNA from Clostridia bacterium:
AACCGCGTTCCAAACACCCCGCTTACTGCACTCACGCATATTGTTGCCTCGAGTGTAGCCTACGAACTGCGACAACGGGGCCAACGTTATTCATCATTACTGACCACCTGGAAGCGCTAGTGGTTGCCATCCGTGGACTGGGTTTGGGGGCCTTGGGACTGTTTGCCCCCCATTGATCTCGACCGTCTGGAGAAGAATGTCGGTCGCCTCCTTGTCCGCAGGGTAGTGCTGTGCGTTGAGCCTCATCTTGTCTACTGCTGCCCTATCGAGATCGATTTCTAGCGCATGGGCAAGGAACAGCAGGTATATGTAGGTGTCTGCGATTTCGTGCTTGATCTCTTCACGCTTCTCGGCGCATCTGGCAGCGAGTTCGGAGTCGGGGATCCACAGGATTCCCTTAATGGAGCACATCACGCAGGAGTTTCCCTGATGGTAGAGGAAACACTCTTGCAGGATCACGGGCTTCGCTGTGCTGGTGTGAGCGCAGTGCAGCGTGCTGTCAGAATGGATGTGAGACCAAATGCCCCGACACACAGGAGCCGAGGCTGTGGACGCTATCGAGGCCATAGGGTCAGTTTTCAGAACCCATCACCAGGAGCGTCATTTTTCCGGTGCAGGGCTTGTGAAGCAGGGCGACGCGACTCTGTTCTCTGGTGCGTATGGATACGCGCACAGGGGCTGGCGAATCTCAAATACCGTGTCTACCAGGTTCGACACGGCCTCCATCACCAAGTTGTTCACCGCGGTGGCTGTGTTGCAGCTGGTGGAGCGCGGGCTCCTATCGGTGCATGATAAGGTGCTCGAGATCCTCAAGCTTGAGGGCACTTCGATCTCGCCGCGGGTTAGCGTGTATCATCTGCTTACTCATTCATCTGGGATAGGCGACGACGCCGACGAAGAGGCGGGCGAGAGTTACGAAGCTATCTGGAAAGACAGACCTAACTACTCAGTGAGGGAGACTGTGGACTTCCTGCCGCAGTTCGTGAACAAGCCAGCCAACT
Protein-coding regions in this window:
- a CDS encoding serine hydrolase domain-containing protein — translated: MDAIEAIGSVFRTHHQERHFSGAGLVKQGDATLFSGAYGYAHRGWRISNTVSTRFDTASITKLFTAVAVLQLVERGLLSVHDKVLEILKLEGTSISPRVSVYHLLTHSSGIGDDADEEAGESYEAIWKDRPNYSVRETVDFLPQFVNKPANFAPGEGCRYNNCAFVLAGLVVEKLTGQTYRDHVCENVFKRAAMSNTEFVAMDDTAENVAEGYAAVEDEEGKLVGWRKVSVKWRTPSSEGLCVLVFLRGQAARSPHLDEVGAGMLRLLSGGSAGLRQ
- a CDS encoding MazG-like family protein, with the translated sequence MCSIKGILWIPDSELAARCAEKREEIKHEIADTYIYLLFLAHALEIDLDRAAVDKMRLNAQHYPADKEATDILLQTVEINGGQTVPRPPNPVHGWQPLALPGGQ